In one window of Haemorhous mexicanus isolate bHaeMex1 chromosome 31, bHaeMex1.pri, whole genome shotgun sequence DNA:
- the LOC132340363 gene encoding Fc receptor-like protein 2 isoform X2, giving the protein MAGRVTLLLWAQTLGLAGAQMSQLLLEPPWRPPVLWDPVTLTCQGSGTTSATTWYKDGQRSGQQGPERLTVTKSGTYTCYRPDSGRSPSVTVSKDWLVLQVPARALLEGDMVTLRCRAWQNRTVTSVSFYREGEKLRGLRDGTELSLSPLQLSDSGRYRCKGRVGYWGSEESAAVRVTVHELFSVPVLAGPPEPTEGSPLTLSCLSTPSPLRPPAPLLHVFYRDGQVLGVPQVSPQLLVPSVGVSHSGNYSCQVRSEGGAVRKISARLRVTVRRVPPSGVSLSAQPPGGQVALGDSLVLSCEVAAGTGPRSFSWHREGSGAPLGTGPRLELRHVGDNDSGQYRCRVSDGDSVAESDPLNVTVLVPVANATITPGPLSHQVWSGDPVTLNCSVQVGSAPVTFTWLWNGQEVAQGPLLELRDIDVGHSGTYQCVATNQLGQDGHREFRALSPELELEVTTWGRGDTVAAGVGSSLLALVLLVAAIVGWQWCHRRAPRTPQDKSVGEGPGGVPMSPDATSMPRRCPRRTPAVTPEGGEVLYSDVVPMARAAGSPGATREVPQVTYAELRGPRWHPGDSGDYENVL; this is encoded by the exons atggcCGGGAGGGTGAcactgctcctgtggg cccagaccctCGGCCTCGCTG gtgcccagatgtcccagctcctcctggagccCCCCTGGAGGCCACCGGTGCTGTGGGACCCAGTGACACTGacctgccagggctcggggaccaccagtgccaccacctgGTACAAGGACGGGCAGCGCTCGGGGCAGCAGGGACCTGAGCGCCTCACTGTCACCAAGAGTGGCACCTACACGTGTTACAGACCCGACAGCGGGCGCAGCCCCTCGGTGACAGTCTCAAAAG actggctggtgctgcaggtgccggCGCGGGcgctgctggagggggacatGGTGACACTGCGCTGCCGGGCCTGGCAGAACCGCACGGTCACCTCGGTGTCCTTCTACCGCGAGGGGGAGAAACTGAGGGGGCTCCGCGatggcacagagctgtccctgtcccctctgcagctgagcGACAGTGGCCGCTACCGCTGCAAGGGCCGGGTGGGATACTGGGGGTCGGAGGAATCAGCAGCGGTGAGAGTGACAGTGCACG agctcttcTCGGTGCCGGTGCTGGCGGGTCCCCCCGAGCCCACCGAGGGGTCCCCCCTGactctcagctgcctcagcacccccagccccctgcggcccccagcccccctcctgCACGTGTTCTACCGGGACGGGCAGGTGCTGGGGGTCCCGCAGGTGTCCCCgcagctgctggtgccctcCGTGGGGGTCTCCCACTCGGGGAATTACAGCTGCCAGGTGCGCTCCGAGGGGGGGGCTGTGCGGAAGATCAGCGCCCGGCTCCGCGTCACGGTGCGCA GGGTCCCGCCCTcgggggtgtccctgtcagCGCAGCCCCCTGGGGGACAGGTGGCACTCGGGGacagcctggtgctgagctgcgAGGTGGCCGCGGGGACAGGTCCCCGGTCCTTCTCCTGGCACCGGGAGGGTTCGGGGGCACCGCTGGGCACCGGCCCCCGCCTGGAGCTGCGGCACGTTGGGGACAATGACAGCGGCCAGTACCGGTGCCGGGTCAGCGACGGGGACAGCGTGGCCGAGAGTGACCCCCTGAATGTCACCGTCCTGG tgcccgtggccaatgccaccatcacccccGGTCCCCTGTCACACCAAGTGTGGTCAGGTGACCCCGTGACCCTGAACTGCTCggtgcaggtgggctcagcccctgtcaCCTTCACCTGGCTGTGGAACgggcaggaggtggcccagggtcccctcctggagctcagggacatCGATGTGGGACATTCGGGCACCTACCAGTGCGTGGCCACcaaccagctgggacaggacgGGCACCGCGAGTTCCGGGcactcagccctgagctggaaCTGGAGGTGACAACGTGGGGACGCGGGGACACAG tggccGCAGGggttggcagctccctcctggccctggTCCTGCTCGTGGCTGCCATCGTGGGCTGGCAGTGGTGCCACCGCCGGG cccccaggacGCCCCAGGACAAGTCAGTGGGGGAGGGAcccgggggtgtccccatgtccccagatgCCACCTCGATGCCAcgccgctgtccccgcaggACCCCCGCGGTGACCCCCGAGGGGGGGGAGGTGCTCTACAGCGACGTGGTGCCCATGGCGAGGGCAGCGG ggtccccaggtgccacccgCGAGGTGCCCCAGGTGACCTACGCGGAGCTGCGGGGACCGAGGTGGCACCCAGGGGACAGCGGTGACTACGAGAACGTGCTGTGA
- the LOC132340363 gene encoding Fc receptor-like protein 2 isoform X1, whose product MAGRVTLLLWAQTLGLAGAQMSQLLLEPPWRPPVLWDPVTLTCQGSGTTSATTWYKDGQRSGQQGPERLTVTKSGTYTCYRPDSGRSPSVTVSKDWLVLQVPARALLEGDMVTLRCRAWQNRTVTSVSFYREGEKLRGLRDGTELSLSPLQLSDSGRYRCKGRVGYWGSEESAAVRVTVHELFSVPVLAGPPEPTEGSPLTLSCLSTPSPLRPPAPLLHVFYRDGQVLGVPQVSPQLLVPSVGVSHSGNYSCQVRSEGGAVRKISARLRVTVRRVPPSGVSLSAQPPGGQVALGDSLVLSCEVAAGTGPRSFSWHREGSGAPLGTGPRLELRHVGDNDSGQYRCRVSDGDSVAESDPLNVTVLVPVANATITPGPLSHQVWSGDPVTLNCSVQVGSAPVTFTWLWNGQEVAQGPLLELRDIDVGHSGTYQCVATNQLGQDGHREFRALSPELELEVTTWGRGDTAVAAGVGSSLLALVLLVAAIVGWQWCHRRAPRTPQDKSVGEGPGGVPMSPDATSMPRRCPRRTPAVTPEGGEVLYSDVVPMARAAGSPGATREVPQVTYAELRGPRWHPGDSGDYENVL is encoded by the exons atggcCGGGAGGGTGAcactgctcctgtggg cccagaccctCGGCCTCGCTG gtgcccagatgtcccagctcctcctggagccCCCCTGGAGGCCACCGGTGCTGTGGGACCCAGTGACACTGacctgccagggctcggggaccaccagtgccaccacctgGTACAAGGACGGGCAGCGCTCGGGGCAGCAGGGACCTGAGCGCCTCACTGTCACCAAGAGTGGCACCTACACGTGTTACAGACCCGACAGCGGGCGCAGCCCCTCGGTGACAGTCTCAAAAG actggctggtgctgcaggtgccggCGCGGGcgctgctggagggggacatGGTGACACTGCGCTGCCGGGCCTGGCAGAACCGCACGGTCACCTCGGTGTCCTTCTACCGCGAGGGGGAGAAACTGAGGGGGCTCCGCGatggcacagagctgtccctgtcccctctgcagctgagcGACAGTGGCCGCTACCGCTGCAAGGGCCGGGTGGGATACTGGGGGTCGGAGGAATCAGCAGCGGTGAGAGTGACAGTGCACG agctcttcTCGGTGCCGGTGCTGGCGGGTCCCCCCGAGCCCACCGAGGGGTCCCCCCTGactctcagctgcctcagcacccccagccccctgcggcccccagcccccctcctgCACGTGTTCTACCGGGACGGGCAGGTGCTGGGGGTCCCGCAGGTGTCCCCgcagctgctggtgccctcCGTGGGGGTCTCCCACTCGGGGAATTACAGCTGCCAGGTGCGCTCCGAGGGGGGGGCTGTGCGGAAGATCAGCGCCCGGCTCCGCGTCACGGTGCGCA GGGTCCCGCCCTcgggggtgtccctgtcagCGCAGCCCCCTGGGGGACAGGTGGCACTCGGGGacagcctggtgctgagctgcgAGGTGGCCGCGGGGACAGGTCCCCGGTCCTTCTCCTGGCACCGGGAGGGTTCGGGGGCACCGCTGGGCACCGGCCCCCGCCTGGAGCTGCGGCACGTTGGGGACAATGACAGCGGCCAGTACCGGTGCCGGGTCAGCGACGGGGACAGCGTGGCCGAGAGTGACCCCCTGAATGTCACCGTCCTGG tgcccgtggccaatgccaccatcacccccGGTCCCCTGTCACACCAAGTGTGGTCAGGTGACCCCGTGACCCTGAACTGCTCggtgcaggtgggctcagcccctgtcaCCTTCACCTGGCTGTGGAACgggcaggaggtggcccagggtcccctcctggagctcagggacatCGATGTGGGACATTCGGGCACCTACCAGTGCGTGGCCACcaaccagctgggacaggacgGGCACCGCGAGTTCCGGGcactcagccctgagctggaaCTGGAGGTGACAACGTGGGGACGCGGGGACACAG cagtggccGCAGGggttggcagctccctcctggccctggTCCTGCTCGTGGCTGCCATCGTGGGCTGGCAGTGGTGCCACCGCCGGG cccccaggacGCCCCAGGACAAGTCAGTGGGGGAGGGAcccgggggtgtccccatgtccccagatgCCACCTCGATGCCAcgccgctgtccccgcaggACCCCCGCGGTGACCCCCGAGGGGGGGGAGGTGCTCTACAGCGACGTGGTGCCCATGGCGAGGGCAGCGG ggtccccaggtgccacccgCGAGGTGCCCCAGGTGACCTACGCGGAGCTGCGGGGACCGAGGTGGCACCCAGGGGACAGCGGTGACTACGAGAACGTGCTGTGA
- the LOC132340363 gene encoding Fc receptor-like protein 2 isoform X3: MAGRVTLLLWGAQMSQLLLEPPWRPPVLWDPVTLTCQGSGTTSATTWYKDGQRSGQQGPERLTVTKSGTYTCYRPDSGRSPSVTVSKDWLVLQVPARALLEGDMVTLRCRAWQNRTVTSVSFYREGEKLRGLRDGTELSLSPLQLSDSGRYRCKGRVGYWGSEESAAVRVTVHELFSVPVLAGPPEPTEGSPLTLSCLSTPSPLRPPAPLLHVFYRDGQVLGVPQVSPQLLVPSVGVSHSGNYSCQVRSEGGAVRKISARLRVTVRRVPPSGVSLSAQPPGGQVALGDSLVLSCEVAAGTGPRSFSWHREGSGAPLGTGPRLELRHVGDNDSGQYRCRVSDGDSVAESDPLNVTVLVPVANATITPGPLSHQVWSGDPVTLNCSVQVGSAPVTFTWLWNGQEVAQGPLLELRDIDVGHSGTYQCVATNQLGQDGHREFRALSPELELEVTTWGRGDTAVAAGVGSSLLALVLLVAAIVGWQWCHRRAPRTPQDKSVGEGPGGVPMSPDATSMPRRCPRRTPAVTPEGGEVLYSDVVPMARAAGSPGATREVPQVTYAELRGPRWHPGDSGDYENVL; the protein is encoded by the exons atggcCGGGAGGGTGAcactgctcctgtggg gtgcccagatgtcccagctcctcctggagccCCCCTGGAGGCCACCGGTGCTGTGGGACCCAGTGACACTGacctgccagggctcggggaccaccagtgccaccacctgGTACAAGGACGGGCAGCGCTCGGGGCAGCAGGGACCTGAGCGCCTCACTGTCACCAAGAGTGGCACCTACACGTGTTACAGACCCGACAGCGGGCGCAGCCCCTCGGTGACAGTCTCAAAAG actggctggtgctgcaggtgccggCGCGGGcgctgctggagggggacatGGTGACACTGCGCTGCCGGGCCTGGCAGAACCGCACGGTCACCTCGGTGTCCTTCTACCGCGAGGGGGAGAAACTGAGGGGGCTCCGCGatggcacagagctgtccctgtcccctctgcagctgagcGACAGTGGCCGCTACCGCTGCAAGGGCCGGGTGGGATACTGGGGGTCGGAGGAATCAGCAGCGGTGAGAGTGACAGTGCACG agctcttcTCGGTGCCGGTGCTGGCGGGTCCCCCCGAGCCCACCGAGGGGTCCCCCCTGactctcagctgcctcagcacccccagccccctgcggcccccagcccccctcctgCACGTGTTCTACCGGGACGGGCAGGTGCTGGGGGTCCCGCAGGTGTCCCCgcagctgctggtgccctcCGTGGGGGTCTCCCACTCGGGGAATTACAGCTGCCAGGTGCGCTCCGAGGGGGGGGCTGTGCGGAAGATCAGCGCCCGGCTCCGCGTCACGGTGCGCA GGGTCCCGCCCTcgggggtgtccctgtcagCGCAGCCCCCTGGGGGACAGGTGGCACTCGGGGacagcctggtgctgagctgcgAGGTGGCCGCGGGGACAGGTCCCCGGTCCTTCTCCTGGCACCGGGAGGGTTCGGGGGCACCGCTGGGCACCGGCCCCCGCCTGGAGCTGCGGCACGTTGGGGACAATGACAGCGGCCAGTACCGGTGCCGGGTCAGCGACGGGGACAGCGTGGCCGAGAGTGACCCCCTGAATGTCACCGTCCTGG tgcccgtggccaatgccaccatcacccccGGTCCCCTGTCACACCAAGTGTGGTCAGGTGACCCCGTGACCCTGAACTGCTCggtgcaggtgggctcagcccctgtcaCCTTCACCTGGCTGTGGAACgggcaggaggtggcccagggtcccctcctggagctcagggacatCGATGTGGGACATTCGGGCACCTACCAGTGCGTGGCCACcaaccagctgggacaggacgGGCACCGCGAGTTCCGGGcactcagccctgagctggaaCTGGAGGTGACAACGTGGGGACGCGGGGACACAG cagtggccGCAGGggttggcagctccctcctggccctggTCCTGCTCGTGGCTGCCATCGTGGGCTGGCAGTGGTGCCACCGCCGGG cccccaggacGCCCCAGGACAAGTCAGTGGGGGAGGGAcccgggggtgtccccatgtccccagatgCCACCTCGATGCCAcgccgctgtccccgcaggACCCCCGCGGTGACCCCCGAGGGGGGGGAGGTGCTCTACAGCGACGTGGTGCCCATGGCGAGGGCAGCGG ggtccccaggtgccacccgCGAGGTGCCCCAGGTGACCTACGCGGAGCTGCGGGGACCGAGGTGGCACCCAGGGGACAGCGGTGACTACGAGAACGTGCTGTGA
- the LOC132340363 gene encoding Fc receptor-like protein 2 isoform X4, with amino-acid sequence MAGRVTLLLWAQTLGLAGAQMSQLLLEPPWRPPVLWDPVTLTCQGSGTTSATTWYKDGQRSGQQGPERLTVTKSGTYTCYRPDSGRSPSVTVSKDWLVLQVPARALLEGDMVTLRCRAWQNRTVTSVSFYREGEKLRGLRDGTELSLSPLQLSDSGRYRCKGRVGYWGSEESAAVRVTVHELFSVPVLAGPPEPTEGSPLTLSCLSTPSPLRPPAPLLHVFYRDGQVLGVPQVSPQLLVPSVGVSHSGNYSCQVRSEGGAVRKISARLRVTVRRVPPSGVSLSAQPPGGQVALGDSLVLSCEVAAGTGPRSFSWHREGSGAPLGTGPRLELRHVGDNDSGQYRCRVSDGDSVAESDPLNVTVLVPVANATITPGPLSHQVWSGDPVTLNCSVQVGSAPVTFTWLWNGQEVAQGPLLELRDIDVGHSGTYQCVATNQLGQDGHREFRALSPELELEVTTWGRGDTAPRTPQDKSVGEGPGGVPMSPDATSMPRRCPRRTPAVTPEGGEVLYSDVVPMARAAGSPGATREVPQVTYAELRGPRWHPGDSGDYENVL; translated from the exons atggcCGGGAGGGTGAcactgctcctgtggg cccagaccctCGGCCTCGCTG gtgcccagatgtcccagctcctcctggagccCCCCTGGAGGCCACCGGTGCTGTGGGACCCAGTGACACTGacctgccagggctcggggaccaccagtgccaccacctgGTACAAGGACGGGCAGCGCTCGGGGCAGCAGGGACCTGAGCGCCTCACTGTCACCAAGAGTGGCACCTACACGTGTTACAGACCCGACAGCGGGCGCAGCCCCTCGGTGACAGTCTCAAAAG actggctggtgctgcaggtgccggCGCGGGcgctgctggagggggacatGGTGACACTGCGCTGCCGGGCCTGGCAGAACCGCACGGTCACCTCGGTGTCCTTCTACCGCGAGGGGGAGAAACTGAGGGGGCTCCGCGatggcacagagctgtccctgtcccctctgcagctgagcGACAGTGGCCGCTACCGCTGCAAGGGCCGGGTGGGATACTGGGGGTCGGAGGAATCAGCAGCGGTGAGAGTGACAGTGCACG agctcttcTCGGTGCCGGTGCTGGCGGGTCCCCCCGAGCCCACCGAGGGGTCCCCCCTGactctcagctgcctcagcacccccagccccctgcggcccccagcccccctcctgCACGTGTTCTACCGGGACGGGCAGGTGCTGGGGGTCCCGCAGGTGTCCCCgcagctgctggtgccctcCGTGGGGGTCTCCCACTCGGGGAATTACAGCTGCCAGGTGCGCTCCGAGGGGGGGGCTGTGCGGAAGATCAGCGCCCGGCTCCGCGTCACGGTGCGCA GGGTCCCGCCCTcgggggtgtccctgtcagCGCAGCCCCCTGGGGGACAGGTGGCACTCGGGGacagcctggtgctgagctgcgAGGTGGCCGCGGGGACAGGTCCCCGGTCCTTCTCCTGGCACCGGGAGGGTTCGGGGGCACCGCTGGGCACCGGCCCCCGCCTGGAGCTGCGGCACGTTGGGGACAATGACAGCGGCCAGTACCGGTGCCGGGTCAGCGACGGGGACAGCGTGGCCGAGAGTGACCCCCTGAATGTCACCGTCCTGG tgcccgtggccaatgccaccatcacccccGGTCCCCTGTCACACCAAGTGTGGTCAGGTGACCCCGTGACCCTGAACTGCTCggtgcaggtgggctcagcccctgtcaCCTTCACCTGGCTGTGGAACgggcaggaggtggcccagggtcccctcctggagctcagggacatCGATGTGGGACATTCGGGCACCTACCAGTGCGTGGCCACcaaccagctgggacaggacgGGCACCGCGAGTTCCGGGcactcagccctgagctggaaCTGGAGGTGACAACGTGGGGACGCGGGGACACAG cccccaggacGCCCCAGGACAAGTCAGTGGGGGAGGGAcccgggggtgtccccatgtccccagatgCCACCTCGATGCCAcgccgctgtccccgcaggACCCCCGCGGTGACCCCCGAGGGGGGGGAGGTGCTCTACAGCGACGTGGTGCCCATGGCGAGGGCAGCGG ggtccccaggtgccacccgCGAGGTGCCCCAGGTGACCTACGCGGAGCTGCGGGGACCGAGGTGGCACCCAGGGGACAGCGGTGACTACGAGAACGTGCTGTGA